From the Paenibacillus tianjinensis genome, the window TCAGAACGCGAGCGTGTGGCGGTTGAGGCGGAACGCGATACGGAGCAGCTGAAGAAGTGCGAGTTCATGCAGGATAAGGTAGGCGAGGAATTCGAGGCCATGATCAGCAGTGTGACCAGCTTCGGGATGTTCATCGAGCTGGATAACACCGTCGAAGGTCTCATACGTCTCAGCGCGCTGAGCGATGATTACTACCACTTCGACGAGGCCCATATGGCGCTCATCGGCGAGCGCACCTCCAAGGTGTTCCGCATCGGCGATGAGGTGAAGATCCGCGTTGCCAAGGTTAACATGGACGACCACACGATCGACTTCGAGCTGGTCGACATGAAGCCGCGCGCGGCAGGCGAGCACCGCAGCTATGGCGGCCGCGGCGGCAAAGGCGGCCGTCCGGGGGCCGGCGGCTTCGGCAAGCCGTCCGGCGGTAAAGCCGGCAGCGGCGGCAAGGGCCGCGGCGGGAAAGGCAAGCCCGGCGCTGCAGGCGGCGCGGGCAAGGGCAAGGCCGGCGGCGCAGGGAACGCCGGCAAACGCAAAGGCGGCGCGGTAGCGACCGGCGCCTGGGAGACAACGCCGCGCAATGATGCGGCGACCGGTGGCGGCGCACCCGCAGGTGCGCCTGCGCGCGGCAAGCGCGGGGGCGGCCCGGCTGAGGCTGCGCGCCGGGCCTTTGCCGCCCTGAACAGCGAAGCGGGCGGCAGCAGTGCGCCGCGTGAGCGCAGCGGCGGTGGGCGTGGCCGCGGCGGAGAGGCCGGAGGCGGTGCCGGGGGACGCGGCATCAGCTTCGGCTTCGGCTCCGGCAAGGGCGGCTACGGCGCGCCGACAGGCGGCGATGCCGGCAGCGGCGAGCTGCGCGGCGTTGATGCGAACACCCGGTTCAGCAGCCGGGAGGATCGCGGGTTCGAGAGCCGCGGCAGCGGCTCGGAAGGCAAGAACAAGGGCCGCCGCAAGAAGAACAAAGGCGGCCCCTTCATCGGCGCTTCGGTGACGCCGGGCAATGTGGAGACGTCGGATAACGTTTCTGCTAAGCGCAGCGACAACGGCAGCAACGCCGAAAGTGCGGTCCGCCGGAAGAAAAAGAAGAAAAAGCCTCAGGAATAGGCTGAGGGTGATAAATGGGCGCTATTCCCTGGAAGGGGAATAGCGCTTTTTTAGAGCTTACTGACATACATATGTCAAAATGCTTGGCAAACGTTAGGGGCTTACTTCCTTGCGTTCAGCGGATTCCTTTTGATACAATAAAGATCTGATGTTCGGAGAATAGAATTTAAGGAGTGACTTTCATGGGTAAAAAAGCAGACGGGAAAGTGCTCGCCCAGAACAAAAAAGCTTCCCATGATTATTACATTGAGGATACTTATGAAGCGGGATTGGTGCTGACCGGCACAGAGATCAAATCGCTGCGTAACGGACGCGCTAATATCGGGGACGCTTTTGCCACCATTCGTAACGGGGAGATTTTTGTGCACAACATGCATATTAGCCCGTTCGAACAGGGGAACCGTGCCAACCCTACCGATCCGACACGTACCCGCAAGCTGCTGATGCACAAGGAGCAGATCCATAAGCTGCTGGGGCAGTCCAAACGCGAGGGCTTTACGATCGTGCCGCTCAAGGTCTATGTGCGCAACGGCTACGCCAAGCTGCTGATCGGCCTCGGTAAAGGGAAGAAAGAATACGACAAGCGTGATTCGGCCGCCAAACGCGATGCACAGCGCGATATCCAGCGTGTACTGCGCGATAAGCAGAAGATCGCCAGGTAGCAGGGCCGGCGTTAGCCGAAGCCCAAAGTTCCAGATTGCTCCTGCAATTCCTTTAACCCACATGTTAAAGTGTTGATAAATGTGCTATACTGTGTAAGTAAAGCTTATTGCTTCAGAACAGCCTTCTTGATCAAGAAAGCTGTAGACCGGATCATTTCTTGCTCGCTGGTCCGCTTAATCCGAAGCGCCCTTTCTAATGAGGGGCCGTTCTTGGATTCGACGGGGGTAGTTCGAGCATGAGTAGCGAGTAGTGGGGACGCGTCCGCTTTATCAACGCTAAAGCCTATTAAACGGCAAACAACAAACAAACTACGCTTT encodes:
- the smpB gene encoding SsrA-binding protein SmpB, producing the protein MGKKADGKVLAQNKKASHDYYIEDTYEAGLVLTGTEIKSLRNGRANIGDAFATIRNGEIFVHNMHISPFEQGNRANPTDPTRTRKLLMHKEQIHKLLGQSKREGFTIVPLKVYVRNGYAKLLIGLGKGKKEYDKRDSAAKRDAQRDIQRVLRDKQKIAR